Within Kutzneria chonburiensis, the genomic segment CGACTACGCCAAGAAGATCACCGCGGCCATCGCCAAGGTGCTCGACGCGCACGCCCGGCACTGACGACCTGACTCGCGGGTGCCGGGCCGCCGGCACCCGCGATTCGTCCCGGGTCGTCAGCCAGCGCTGCGCTGCGGCTCGCGGGCGCCGACTTCGTGCTGGGGCTCTGCGTGCGTCACGTGCTCGGCCAGCCTCTCCACGAGCACGGTCAGATGGTCCAACCGCGCCTCGATATGGAAAACATCGACCACAGGCCGCGGAGCTGCCAGGTGGGACTCCAGCACCTCCCGCACCAGCGCGGTGTAGCGGATGCCCCGACGTCGGGCCTCCTCCTTCAGCGCCGCGACCATGGCATCCGGCAGCCGTAGCGACGTCGTCACCATCGGCCGGGGATCGACCCACTCGCCCGCGTCCATCTCGCCAGACGTGTCGTTGTTGTCGTAGTAATCAGCCAGCTCCGCGAGCTCCTCGGCTGAACGGGGAAGCTCCTCCCGCTTCGTCATGGCCCTCACCTCGCCCTGCTCCGATACACCATCTTCTCGCGGTCTGTCATGTTCCTGGCCGTCACCACGAAGGCGCGCCCATCAGGTTCGGCCACCGCCACCACGAGGAGGTGGCGTCCCGCGTAGGTCTGACCGTAGATCAATACCGAGCCGTTCTTACCCGGTGTGCTCCAGTAAGGCCGCTCCAGGATCGCTTCCCGCACTTCGTCCAGCGTCACGCCGTGCCGTGCGATGTGTTCGACCGACCATTCGCTCTCCTTGACCTCCCAGAACACCGCACCAGTGTAATGCAAACGCAATGCGCTTGCACTCGGGACGTGCGCACGAGCGCCGCAGAGCCCACCCCGGACCTATCGCCGAACCGGCCGCCCACACCGGACTTGACGTAGCCCGCGGCCGGTGGATGCACAGGTAGAACGGGATTTTCGGGCACGGGCGGGGCATCTTGACGTGACCGGCGGCAGACCGGCGAGGACGTCCTGCCGGATGCCGGTCGATGTGCTCCACACTGGAGGGGTGAGCGAGCAGAACGAGTGGGCGCGGCTGGCCGAGTCGGGCGAGATGGACAGCCCCTGGCGGCACTGGGGTCCCTATCTGTCCGGTCGGCAGTGGGGCACGGTTCGCGAGGACTACTCGGCGAGCGGGGACGCCTGGTCGTTCTTTCCGTTCGATCACGCGCGGTCGAGGGCCTACCGGTGGGGCGAAGACGGCATCTCGGGCATCTGCGACCGGCACGGCTTCCTCAATCTGGCGCTGGCGCTGTGGAACGGCAAGGACCCGATCCTCAAGGAACGGTGGTTCGGCCTGGCCAACCAGGAAGGCAACCACGGTGAGGACGTCAAAGAGCACTGGTGGATCCAGGACGGCACGCCGACGCACTCCTGGATGAGCGTGCTCTACCGCTACCCGCAGGCGGAGTACCCGTACCAACAACTGCGTGAGATGGCGAAGGCCGCGGGCCGGCAGGGCAGGGAGCCGGAGCTGGCGGACACGGGGGTGCTGGCGGAGGACCGCTTCTTCGACGTGGTGACGACGTACGCCAAGGCGGGCCCGCACGACATCTGCGTTGAAATCGCGGCGACAAACCACGGACCGGATGCGGCGCCGCTGCATCTGTTGCCGCAGTTGTGGTTTCGCAACACTTGGGCCTGGGGCCGCGACGCCCGCCAACCGGCGCTGGAGGCGACCAGGGTGCATGGCCGGTGCGCGGTGGTGACAGAGCACTCCTCCCTGGGCCGCTACACGCTGCACCTGGACGGCGCGCCGACGCTGCTGGTCACGGACAACGAGACCAACGAGGTGGAGCTGTTCGGCAGCCCGGCCAACGAGACCCGGTACACGAAGTGCGGCATCGACGCGCACGTGGTCCGCGGCGCGACCGGCAGCTGCCAGGTGATCCAGGACGGCAGCGCGTCCCGGCCGGGCACGAAAGCGGCGGCCTGGTACCGCTTCGACGCGGTGGCCCCGGGCGAGACGGTGACCATCCGACTGCGGCTGATCGCCGGTGACGGCCACGTCGACCCGTTCGGCACGACCTTCCACTCCGCGATGCTGGACCGCAAACGCGAGGCCGACGAGTACCACGAGAGCCTCGCGCCGGAGCTGGACGACGACCGCAAGCAGGTGCTGCGGCGCTCGCTGGCCGGTCTCATGTGGACGAAGCAGCACTACCGGTTCAAGGTGCGGGACTGGCTGGCCGGTGACCCGGCCCAGCCACCGGCACCGGACCTGCGCCGCGGCGTCGGCGGCCGCAACGTGCACTGGCGGCACTTCGACGTGGCCGACGTGATCTCCATGCCGGACGAGTGGGAGTACCCCTGGTTCGCGGCCTGGGACCTGGCCTTCCAGGCGGTGCCGTTCGCGCTGGTCGACCCGGCCTTCGCCAAGGAGCAGCTGCTCCTGCTGTGTCGCGAGTGGATGATGCATCCCAACGGCCAGCTGCCGGCCTACGAGTGGGACTTCGGTGACGCCAACCCGCCGGTCCACGCCTGGGCGGCGCTCCAGGTCTACCGGGCCGAGGCGGTGCCGGACCGCAAGTTCCTGTCCAAGGTGTTCCACAAGCTGCTGCTGAACTTCTCCTGGTGGGTCAACCGCAAGGACGCCGACGGCAGCGACCTGTTCGAGGGCGGCTTCCTCGGCATGGACAACATCGGCCCGGTCAACCGGTCGGCGCCGATGCTGGGCGAATGGCGGCTGGAGCAGTCCGACGCCACGTCCTGGATGGCCGCGTTCAGCCTGCACCTGTTGCAGATCGCGCTGGAGCTGGCCCGCGAGGACGAGTCCTACGAGGACGTGGCGACCAAGTTCGTCGAGCACTTCCTCTACATCGCCAGGGCCTTCAACAACTTCGGCTCCACCACCCGCGGGCTGTGGGACGAGGAGGACGGCTTCTGCTACGACCTGGTGTCGCGGCAGCGGGAGGACGGAACCCTGGAGTCGGAGCCGGTCCGGGTGCGGTCCATGGTCGGCCTGATGCCGGTGCTGGCCCAGGCGGTGCTGGAGCCGTGGGTGTTCGCCGAGCTGCCCGGCTTCACCAGCCGGCTGGACTACCTGCTGCGCAAGCAGCCCGAGTTCGCCCAGTTCATCACCTGGCAGCAGGTCGGCGGCGAGCGCCGGGCCAACCTGGCCCTGCTGGACGCCGAGAAGCTGAGCCGGGTGCTCAGCCGCATGTTCGACGAGCAGGAGTTCCTGTCCCCGCACGGCATCCGCTCGCTGTCCGCGGCACACCGGGACGGACTGGACGTGGAGTTCGCCGGCCAGGCGCACATGATCGGCTACGAGCCGGGCGAGTCGATGACGCCGATGTTCGGCGGCAACTCCAACTGGCGCGGGCCGATCTGGTTCCCGACCAACGCGCTGCTGGTCGAGGCGCTGCGCCAGGTGGACGACTTCCACGACGGCCAGTTCCACGTCGACCTGCCGACCGGCTCCGGGCAGGCGGTCACCGCCGGCCAGGCCGCCGACGAGCTGGCCCGCCGGCTGGTCAGCATCTTCCTGCCTTCGGCCGACGGCACCCGCCCGTGCGACGGCAAGCGGGTCGAGGCCACACATTCACCCCTGTGGCGACCGCACATCACGTTCAGCGAGTACTTCGACGGCGACACCGGGGAGGGCCTGGGCGCGACCCATCAAACGGGCTGGACGGCGCTGGTGGCGCGACTGTTGGCGACGCCGAACCATGACGCTGGGTGACTTTTCCGCCACTTGGCGGACACGGCCGTGACAAAACGTAACCATTGGGCCCCTATGAACTGAAACGTTCGGGTGACAGGATGCGGCAAAACCGACAGTGAGCGGAGGCCGCGTTGTCCAG encodes:
- a CDS encoding CopG family antitoxin, with the protein product MTKREELPRSAEELAELADYYDNNDTSGEMDAGEWVDPRPMVTTSLRLPDAMVAALKEEARRRGIRYTALVREVLESHLAAPRPVVDVFHIEARLDHLTVLVERLAEHVTHAEPQHEVGAREPQRSAG
- a CDS encoding MGH1-like glycoside hydrolase domain-containing protein, which produces MSEQNEWARLAESGEMDSPWRHWGPYLSGRQWGTVREDYSASGDAWSFFPFDHARSRAYRWGEDGISGICDRHGFLNLALALWNGKDPILKERWFGLANQEGNHGEDVKEHWWIQDGTPTHSWMSVLYRYPQAEYPYQQLREMAKAAGRQGREPELADTGVLAEDRFFDVVTTYAKAGPHDICVEIAATNHGPDAAPLHLLPQLWFRNTWAWGRDARQPALEATRVHGRCAVVTEHSSLGRYTLHLDGAPTLLVTDNETNEVELFGSPANETRYTKCGIDAHVVRGATGSCQVIQDGSASRPGTKAAAWYRFDAVAPGETVTIRLRLIAGDGHVDPFGTTFHSAMLDRKREADEYHESLAPELDDDRKQVLRRSLAGLMWTKQHYRFKVRDWLAGDPAQPPAPDLRRGVGGRNVHWRHFDVADVISMPDEWEYPWFAAWDLAFQAVPFALVDPAFAKEQLLLLCREWMMHPNGQLPAYEWDFGDANPPVHAWAALQVYRAEAVPDRKFLSKVFHKLLLNFSWWVNRKDADGSDLFEGGFLGMDNIGPVNRSAPMLGEWRLEQSDATSWMAAFSLHLLQIALELAREDESYEDVATKFVEHFLYIARAFNNFGSTTRGLWDEEDGFCYDLVSRQREDGTLESEPVRVRSMVGLMPVLAQAVLEPWVFAELPGFTSRLDYLLRKQPEFAQFITWQQVGGERRANLALLDAEKLSRVLSRMFDEQEFLSPHGIRSLSAAHRDGLDVEFAGQAHMIGYEPGESMTPMFGGNSNWRGPIWFPTNALLVEALRQVDDFHDGQFHVDLPTGSGQAVTAGQAADELARRLVSIFLPSADGTRPCDGKRVEATHSPLWRPHITFSEYFDGDTGEGLGATHQTGWTALVARLLATPNHDAG